One genomic window of Burkholderia humptydooensis includes the following:
- the hutU gene encoding urocanate hydratase, producing the protein MNNRKHIDPRFDPTRTIRAPRGSEKTCKNWLAEAAYRMIQNNLDPEVAEHPHALVVYGGIGRAACNWDCFDQILASLKDLNGDETLLVQSGKPVGVFRTHENAPRVLIANSNLVPHWATWDHFNELDRKGLMMYGQMTAGSWIYIGSQGIVQGTYETFFAVANQHFNGDPAGRWILTGGLGGMGGAQPLAATMAGFSMIAVECDESRIDFRLKTRYVDRKAKTLDEALAMIDEAKRAGKPVSVGLLGNAADVFAEIVARGITPDCVTDQTSAHDPINGYLPQGWSVEQWREAQKVDPQSIVRAAKQSMAAQVRAMLTLQARGAATLDYGNNIRQMALEMGVENAFDFPGFVPAYIRPLFCEGKGPFRWVALSGDPEDIYKTDAKVKELIPDDAHLHNWLDMARERIAFQGLPARICWVGVKDRYRLGQAFNEMVRNGELKAPVVIGRDHLDTGSVASPNRETEAMKDGSDAVSDWPLLNALLNTAGGASWVSLHHGGGVGMGFSQHAGVVIVADGTDAAHERLGRVLFNDPATGVMRHADAGYELAQRTAKEAGLKLPMLGR; encoded by the coding sequence ATGAACAATCGGAAACATATTGACCCGCGTTTCGACCCAACTCGTACGATCCGCGCGCCGCGCGGCAGCGAGAAGACCTGCAAGAACTGGCTCGCCGAGGCCGCGTACCGGATGATCCAGAACAATCTCGATCCGGAGGTCGCCGAGCATCCGCACGCGCTCGTCGTCTACGGCGGCATCGGCCGCGCGGCGTGCAACTGGGACTGCTTCGACCAGATCCTCGCGTCGCTGAAAGACCTGAACGGCGACGAGACGCTGCTCGTGCAATCGGGCAAGCCGGTCGGGGTGTTCCGCACGCACGAGAACGCGCCGCGCGTGCTGATCGCGAACTCGAACCTCGTGCCGCACTGGGCGACGTGGGACCACTTCAACGAGCTCGACCGCAAGGGCCTGATGATGTACGGCCAGATGACGGCGGGTAGCTGGATCTACATCGGCAGCCAGGGGATCGTGCAGGGCACCTACGAGACGTTCTTCGCGGTCGCGAACCAGCACTTCAACGGCGATCCGGCGGGCCGCTGGATCCTGACGGGCGGGCTCGGCGGCATGGGCGGCGCGCAGCCGCTCGCGGCGACGATGGCGGGCTTCTCGATGATCGCGGTCGAGTGCGACGAATCGCGGATCGACTTCCGCCTGAAGACGCGCTACGTCGACAGGAAGGCGAAGACGCTCGATGAAGCGCTCGCGATGATCGACGAGGCGAAGCGCGCGGGCAAGCCGGTGTCGGTGGGCCTCCTCGGCAACGCGGCCGACGTGTTCGCGGAGATCGTCGCGCGCGGCATCACGCCGGACTGCGTGACCGACCAGACGAGCGCGCACGATCCGATCAACGGCTACCTGCCGCAGGGCTGGAGCGTCGAGCAGTGGCGCGAGGCGCAGAAGGTCGATCCGCAGAGCATCGTGCGCGCGGCGAAGCAGTCGATGGCGGCGCAGGTGCGCGCGATGCTGACGCTGCAGGCGCGCGGCGCGGCGACGCTCGACTACGGCAACAACATCCGCCAGATGGCGCTGGAAATGGGCGTCGAGAACGCGTTCGACTTCCCGGGCTTCGTGCCCGCGTACATCCGGCCGCTGTTTTGCGAAGGCAAGGGGCCGTTCCGCTGGGTCGCGCTGTCGGGCGATCCGGAGGACATCTACAAGACCGATGCGAAGGTCAAGGAACTGATCCCCGACGATGCGCACCTGCACAACTGGCTCGACATGGCGCGCGAGCGGATCGCGTTCCAGGGGCTGCCCGCGCGGATCTGCTGGGTCGGCGTGAAGGATCGCTATCGCCTCGGCCAGGCGTTCAACGAGATGGTGAGGAACGGCGAGCTGAAGGCGCCGGTCGTGATCGGCCGCGACCACCTCGACACCGGCTCGGTCGCGAGCCCGAACCGCGAGACGGAGGCGATGAAGGACGGCTCGGATGCCGTGAGCGACTGGCCGCTGCTGAACGCGCTGCTGAACACGGCGGGCGGTGCGTCGTGGGTGTCGCTGCATCACGGCGGCGGCGTCGGCATGGGCTTCTCGCAGCATGCGGGCGTCGTGATCGTCGCCGATGGCACCGATGCCGCGCACGAGCGCCTCGGCCGCGTGCTGTTCAACGATCCGGCCACGGGCGTGATGCGTCACGCGGACGCCGGCTACGAGCTCGCGCAGCGCACCGCGAAGGAAGCGGGCCTGAAGCTGCCGATGCTCGGACGCTGA
- the hutH gene encoding histidine ammonia-lyase, producing the protein MTSIDHPITLIPGEVGLDQLRKIARKPVRIEIDSRALASAARSHEVVDDVIARGAVVYGINTGFGKMAQTVIPSDKLAELQRNLVLSHSVGTGPLLEDNTVRLIMVLKAISLARGHSGVRPEAIQALVRLINAGVCPCIPAKGSVGASGDLAPLAHMTSTLIGVGDARINGERVTAAEALRHAGVEPLQLGPKEGLAFLNGTQVSTALALIGLFAAEDIFAAAVLAGSLSLEAIKGSLAPFDARIHAARGQRGQIDVAAAYRSLLEASPIVASHRDCGRVQDPYSIRCQPQVMGACLDSLRHAAEVLRIEANAASDNPLVFADQGEVLSGGNFHAEPVALAADSIAVAISEIGALSERRLALLLDANLSGLPPFLVSDGGLHSGFMIAQVTAAALASENKSLAHPASVDSLPTSANQEDHVSMATFAARRLGEMAENTAVVVGIEAMAAAQGIDFHRPLRSSEALEHVIGEIRKDVAFYDKDRYFADDIAAMKSWVAHIEPPESVANKLPSHSSMN; encoded by the coding sequence ATGACCTCCATCGACCATCCGATTACCCTGATCCCCGGCGAAGTAGGACTTGACCAGTTACGCAAGATCGCGCGTAAGCCCGTGCGCATTGAAATCGATTCGCGCGCGCTTGCCAGCGCCGCACGCAGCCACGAAGTTGTCGACGACGTCATCGCGCGCGGCGCGGTGGTATATGGCATCAATACCGGGTTCGGAAAGATGGCGCAGACTGTCATCCCGTCCGACAAACTCGCTGAACTCCAGCGCAACCTCGTGCTGTCGCACAGTGTCGGCACCGGCCCGCTGCTCGAAGACAACACGGTACGCCTGATCATGGTGCTAAAGGCAATTAGTCTTGCACGCGGCCATTCTGGCGTCCGCCCGGAGGCCATTCAAGCGCTGGTGCGTCTGATCAACGCAGGGGTTTGCCCGTGCATCCCGGCTAAGGGATCGGTCGGGGCATCCGGCGACTTGGCGCCGCTCGCCCATATGACGTCGACGCTGATCGGTGTCGGCGACGCTCGCATCAACGGCGAACGCGTGACTGCGGCTGAGGCGCTCCGGCACGCCGGCGTCGAGCCGCTGCAGCTCGGACCTAAGGAGGGACTGGCGTTCCTGAACGGTACGCAGGTCTCGACGGCGCTCGCACTGATCGGCCTGTTTGCCGCAGAAGACATCTTCGCGGCCGCGGTGCTCGCGGGTTCTCTGTCGCTCGAAGCCATCAAGGGGTCGCTCGCGCCGTTCGATGCGCGTATTCACGCAGCGCGCGGACAGCGGGGGCAGATCGACGTTGCCGCGGCGTACCGGAGCTTGCTCGAAGCCAGCCCGATCGTCGCATCGCATCGTGACTGCGGTCGCGTGCAGGACCCTTATTCAATCCGGTGCCAACCGCAGGTCATGGGGGCATGCCTCGACAGCCTGCGTCACGCAGCCGAAGTGCTGCGCATCGAGGCCAACGCGGCCTCGGACAATCCGCTGGTATTCGCCGATCAGGGTGAAGTCCTGTCTGGCGGCAATTTCCACGCGGAGCCGGTCGCATTGGCGGCGGACAGCATCGCCGTTGCAATCTCCGAGATCGGCGCGCTGTCCGAGCGGCGCCTTGCTTTGTTGCTCGATGCCAATTTATCGGGCTTGCCACCTTTCCTCGTAAGCGACGGCGGGCTGCACTCGGGCTTCATGATCGCCCAAGTGACCGCTGCTGCACTCGCGTCCGAAAACAAGTCGCTCGCGCACCCGGCAAGCGTCGATAGCCTGCCGACTTCGGCCAACCAGGAAGATCACGTTTCGATGGCGACGTTCGCCGCCCGTCGCCTTGGCGAGATGGCAGAAAACACGGCCGTTGTGGTCGGCATCGAAGCGATGGCGGCCGCGCAGGGTATCGATTTTCATCGGCCACTTCGTTCGAGCGAAGCGCTCGAGCACGTAATCGGTGAGATCCGCAAGGACGTAGCCTTCTACGATAAGGATCGCTATTTCGCAGACGATATCGCCGCGATGAAGTCATGGGTAGCGCATATCGAGCCGCCGGAATCAGTGGCAAACAAGCTCCCCAGCCATTCGTCGATGAACTGA
- the hutC gene encoding histidine utilization repressor, with amino-acid sequence MKTAERDPISTGQHGKSVSAPNSSSLARYEQVKAYVLDSIDSGAWQAGDRIPSELSLVDMLGVSRMTINRALRELSDDGVLTRLSGVGTFVAEARPQSTLLTIAHIGDEIRSRGHEYTFSILLQTRETASVQVSSALGLGPGASVFHVICVHRENGLPVQLEDRYVNPAAAPDFLAQDFNTIRPSEYLYSTVPLGEVEHVVDAGLVTATEATLLEIAEGEPCLTLVRRTWTNGKAVTFARFIHPGSRYRLGCRFTPAATRRQG; translated from the coding sequence TTGAAAACCGCTGAACGCGATCCTATCTCGACCGGACAGCATGGAAAGTCAGTTTCGGCCCCTAACTCATCGTCGTTGGCTCGCTACGAGCAGGTCAAGGCGTACGTCCTCGACAGTATCGATTCCGGTGCGTGGCAGGCCGGCGACCGCATCCCGTCGGAGCTGAGTCTCGTAGACATGCTCGGTGTGTCGCGGATGACAATCAATCGAGCCTTGCGCGAGTTGAGCGACGACGGCGTGCTGACACGGCTATCGGGTGTCGGCACGTTCGTCGCCGAGGCCAGGCCCCAGTCAACCCTGCTGACGATCGCCCATATCGGCGACGAAATCCGTTCACGCGGCCATGAATACACTTTTTCGATCCTCCTGCAGACGCGGGAAACCGCTTCCGTCCAGGTGTCGAGCGCACTCGGACTCGGTCCGGGCGCCTCAGTGTTCCACGTGATCTGTGTTCACCGCGAAAACGGACTACCGGTGCAACTCGAAGACCGCTATGTGAATCCAGCCGCCGCACCGGATTTTCTCGCACAGGACTTCAACACCATCCGGCCTTCCGAGTACCTGTACAGCACGGTGCCCTTGGGCGAAGTCGAGCACGTCGTCGACGCGGGACTCGTAACGGCGACCGAGGCCACTCTGCTCGAAATCGCTGAGGGAGAGCCGTGTCTGACGCTCGTGCGCCGTACCTGGACCAACGGCAAGGCGGTCACCTTCGCGCGCTTCATTCATCCTGGTTCCCGGTACCGGCTGGGCTGCCGCTTCACCCCCGCTGCGACCCGGCGGCAGGGCTGA
- the hisC gene encoding histidinol-phosphate transaminase — translation MTPTEMFIDATRSEVRALPVYNAGLSADYVREHFGVTHVAKLASNENPFGASARVGDALAQALADGVSVYPDPACNILRAALAAQLAINGGQLCFGNGSEDLLSVAAHAFLAPGDEVVTVAPSFGLHVICPKSVGATVKTVPMRDFEFDVEALCAALTPRIRMLIVSNPSNPVGCAMNGGQIRRLLSCVSPGTLVLWDEAYYEYARVAPDYADCLVLLAQSGLPWLVLRTFSKAYGLAGMRIGYGIASDTRLAELLNRVRTPFNINHLAQCAAIAALSDVGHVATSVEHVGRERERMRASLVALGYAPARSYANFLFFDAHEDAAALSQRLLSEGVIVKPWRESAYDRCLRVSIGSINDNDMFVDALARVRDDANTRSLR, via the coding sequence ATGACACCGACCGAAATGTTCATCGACGCCACCCGCTCCGAAGTGCGCGCGCTACCTGTCTACAACGCGGGGTTGTCGGCCGACTATGTCCGCGAGCACTTCGGCGTGACGCACGTCGCCAAACTCGCCAGCAACGAGAATCCGTTCGGTGCGAGCGCCCGTGTCGGCGATGCACTGGCGCAGGCACTGGCCGACGGCGTCAGCGTGTATCCCGATCCGGCGTGCAACATATTGCGTGCCGCGCTGGCCGCACAACTCGCAATCAACGGAGGACAGCTCTGCTTCGGCAACGGCTCGGAAGACCTGCTGTCAGTAGCCGCGCACGCATTTCTCGCGCCTGGTGATGAAGTCGTCACTGTCGCGCCGTCGTTCGGCCTGCACGTCATCTGCCCGAAAAGCGTCGGAGCCACAGTCAAGACCGTTCCGATGCGCGATTTCGAGTTCGACGTCGAGGCGCTTTGCGCGGCGCTGACGCCGCGCATCCGGATGCTAATCGTCAGCAATCCGTCGAATCCCGTCGGCTGCGCAATGAACGGTGGGCAGATTCGGCGACTGCTGTCCTGCGTGTCACCTGGCACCCTCGTGCTGTGGGACGAGGCCTACTACGAATATGCGCGCGTCGCCCCTGATTACGCAGATTGTCTGGTTTTGCTTGCCCAATCCGGGCTGCCGTGGCTCGTGCTGCGTACGTTCTCGAAAGCGTACGGACTCGCGGGGATGCGAATCGGCTACGGGATCGCGTCGGATACGCGACTTGCCGAGTTGCTGAACCGGGTACGCACCCCGTTCAACATCAATCACCTTGCGCAGTGCGCGGCGATAGCGGCGCTGTCGGACGTCGGGCACGTCGCGACGAGTGTCGAGCACGTTGGCAGGGAGCGAGAGCGGATGCGTGCATCACTGGTCGCGCTCGGCTATGCGCCGGCGCGCTCCTATGCAAATTTCCTGTTCTTCGATGCCCATGAGGACGCCGCCGCGCTGTCGCAACGGCTGCTGTCGGAAGGCGTAATCGTCAAGCCGTGGCGCGAGTCGGCGTACGATCGCTGTCTGCGTGTATCAATAGGCAGCATCAACGACAACGACATGTTTGTCGACGCGCTTGCACGCGTGCGAGACGATGCCAACACGAGGAGTCTGCGTTGA
- a CDS encoding amino acid ABC transporter ATP-binding protein: MNVLTDITASSAHALSASDAAPLIEVRELGKRFGEVEVLCGVDLEIRKSEVACIIGPSGSGKSTLLRCLAALENYDRGEVRIEGELLGYSIRNGRRERASLAEINRVRRNVGMVFQQFNLWPHMTALGNVTEALQRVRGLSRDESRRRGMAMLETVGLAHKADAHPSKLSGGQQQRVAIARALAMEPHIMLFDEPTSALDPELVGEVLQVMKQLAREGMTMVVVTHEMGFAAQVANKVVFIDQGRIAVQGSPDDVFHDTTQPRLRQFLQNYFDRNAFWTQNNDKDSA; the protein is encoded by the coding sequence ATGAACGTTCTAACCGATATCACCGCATCTTCCGCCCATGCGCTGTCTGCCTCAGACGCTGCACCGCTTATCGAGGTTCGCGAACTCGGGAAGAGGTTCGGCGAGGTCGAAGTGCTGTGCGGTGTCGACCTGGAGATCAGGAAATCAGAAGTAGCCTGCATTATCGGGCCGTCCGGGTCCGGCAAGAGCACGCTACTGCGCTGCCTTGCCGCGCTCGAAAACTACGACCGCGGGGAGGTGCGGATCGAAGGCGAATTGCTCGGCTATTCGATCCGCAACGGTCGACGCGAGCGCGCGTCGCTGGCAGAGATCAACCGGGTACGGCGCAACGTCGGCATGGTGTTCCAACAGTTCAACCTGTGGCCGCACATGACCGCGCTCGGCAACGTCACCGAGGCGTTGCAGCGCGTGCGCGGCCTGTCGCGCGACGAATCGCGCCGGCGTGGTATGGCGATGCTGGAGACTGTCGGGCTCGCTCACAAGGCCGACGCGCATCCGTCGAAGCTCTCGGGCGGTCAGCAGCAGCGCGTCGCGATAGCTCGGGCATTGGCGATGGAGCCGCACATCATGCTGTTCGATGAGCCGACGTCAGCACTCGATCCTGAACTCGTCGGAGAAGTCCTGCAGGTCATGAAGCAGCTTGCCCGCGAAGGCATGACGATGGTCGTGGTTACGCATGAAATGGGATTCGCCGCGCAGGTCGCCAACAAGGTCGTGTTCATCGACCAGGGCCGCATCGCCGTTCAGGGCTCGCCGGATGATGTTTTTCACGACACTACGCAGCCCCGGCTGCGCCAGTTCCTGCAGAACTACTTCGACCGCAACGCGTTCTGGACACAAAACAACGACAAGGATTCTGCATGA
- a CDS encoding amino acid ABC transporter permease, whose protein sequence is MKQFDPAVITQNLHPILSGFGVTIGTWTAGVAIGIAIGFVVAVLQLFSNRWIRGVLRAYIECFRSTPFLVQLFILYYGGPALGLTLGPVTAGVLGLGLYGGAYFAEAFRSGFRSIPPGHLEAAQCLGLSRWQTVWRVQLPQMLVLIVPALTNLTIVLSKETAVLSIVTVPELTFVLTGIGSETFAFVETLLVLCVCYLALVEFTSRAGAWVETRLAR, encoded by the coding sequence ATGAAACAGTTCGACCCTGCCGTCATTACGCAGAACCTGCATCCCATCCTCTCCGGCTTTGGCGTCACCATCGGCACCTGGACCGCCGGCGTGGCGATCGGCATCGCGATCGGCTTCGTCGTTGCCGTACTCCAACTCTTCAGCAATCGCTGGATCCGCGGCGTGTTGCGCGCCTATATCGAGTGCTTCAGGAGCACCCCGTTCCTTGTACAGCTCTTCATCCTGTACTACGGGGGCCCCGCACTGGGACTCACACTCGGCCCTGTCACCGCCGGCGTTCTCGGCCTCGGCCTCTATGGAGGGGCCTACTTTGCCGAAGCTTTCCGCTCCGGATTTCGCTCGATCCCGCCCGGACACCTCGAGGCGGCTCAGTGTCTCGGACTGTCCCGCTGGCAGACGGTGTGGCGCGTGCAACTACCTCAGATGCTCGTGCTGATCGTGCCCGCACTCACCAACCTGACGATCGTGCTGAGCAAGGAAACTGCCGTCCTGTCCATCGTCACCGTGCCCGAGCTCACGTTCGTGCTGACCGGCATCGGCTCCGAAACGTTCGCTTTCGTGGAAACACTGCTCGTCCTGTGCGTCTGCTATCTCGCGCTGGTCGAATTCACGTCACGCGCCGGCGCCTGGGTCGAAACTCGTCTCGCCCGTTGA